Below is a window of Magnetococcales bacterium DNA.
CTGCCCACAGCTTATCCACTCCCTTATCCACCGATAACCCACCGCCTGTTCAACCACTTATCCACCCGTTATTCCCCCACTTATCCACAGGCCGAAACCCTGTTTTTGGCAACAAATTCAATCCATACCATCAGGACAACCCCGAAACCCGCTCCAACAGCGGTGGGGAGGCAGTATTGACATCCACCCCGACGCTGTTGACCGCATCCTCCA
It encodes the following:
- a CDS encoding helix-hairpin-helix domain-containing protein, encoding EDAVNSVGVDVNTASPPLLERVSGLS